Proteins encoded within one genomic window of Gloeobacter kilaueensis JS1:
- the lpxD gene encoding UDP-3-O-(3-hydroxymyristoyl)glucosamine N-acyltransferase, whose protein sequence is MKLGELAAQLSCTVEGNPNVEIRGLAAIQQAGPGELSFIESEKYARFLKSTRAEALILDWRTHRPDIPCIRSDQPRLAFARALALYYQPRLPVPGVHPSAVIGTEVRLGADVHIGAHVVIADDVTIGDGAILFPNSTIYSGVRIGARTVIHANCAIHERTEIGDDCILQSGTVVGTEGFGFVPTLEGTWHKMPQSGYVRIEDNVEIGSNTAIDRPAVGYTRIGRGSKLDNLVMIGHGSQIDDNCLLIAQVGLAGGVQVGRNVVLAGQVGVAGHASIGDRAMVSAKGGVPSDVEPGTVVSGSPAMPHALWLRTSALIRRLPELFQNVRELQHKLALLQRRLQIGDE, encoded by the coding sequence ATGAAGCTTGGGGAACTGGCAGCACAACTGAGCTGCACGGTGGAGGGAAACCCCAACGTCGAGATTCGCGGTCTGGCTGCCATTCAGCAGGCCGGGCCAGGGGAACTCAGTTTTATCGAAAGTGAAAAGTATGCGCGCTTTCTAAAGAGCACCCGCGCCGAAGCCCTGATTCTCGACTGGCGCACCCACAGACCCGACATCCCGTGTATCCGCAGCGATCAGCCCCGCCTCGCCTTTGCCCGTGCCCTGGCTCTGTACTATCAGCCCCGTCTGCCTGTCCCTGGCGTGCATCCGAGTGCGGTGATCGGTACTGAGGTCCGGCTTGGAGCGGACGTGCATATCGGAGCCCACGTCGTCATCGCCGACGACGTGACGATAGGCGACGGGGCGATTCTTTTTCCGAACAGCACGATCTACAGCGGTGTGCGCATCGGAGCGCGGACGGTTATCCATGCCAACTGCGCCATCCACGAGCGCACCGAGATAGGCGACGACTGCATCCTCCAGTCCGGCACCGTCGTCGGCACCGAAGGCTTTGGTTTTGTACCGACCCTCGAAGGCACCTGGCACAAGATGCCCCAGTCGGGCTACGTGCGGATCGAAGACAACGTCGAAATCGGCTCCAACACGGCGATCGACCGTCCGGCAGTGGGCTATACCCGTATTGGCAGAGGCAGCAAACTCGACAACCTGGTCATGATCGGCCACGGCAGTCAGATCGACGACAATTGTCTCCTGATCGCCCAGGTCGGTCTGGCGGGCGGCGTGCAGGTTGGTCGCAATGTCGTGCTCGCCGGTCAGGTGGGCGTCGCGGGCCACGCTTCGATTGGCGATCGGGCGATGGTCTCAGCCAAGGGCGGTGTACCCAGCGACGTGGAGCCGGGCACGGTCGTCTCCGGTTCGCCGGCCATGCCCCACGCCCTCTGGTTGCGCACCTCGGCGCTCATCCGCCGCCTGCCGGAGCTATTTCAAAATGTCCGGGAGCTGCAGCACAAGCTGGCTCTGCTGCAGCGGCGGCTGCAGATCGGCGACGAGTAG
- a CDS encoding shikimate kinase — MFNGVSVFLVGMMGAGKSTVGRLLAQRLGYQFLDLDELIEQIGGSSISDIFAQQGEAAFRDLESRVLAEVCAYTRLVVATGGGVVTERRNWSYLHHGLIVWLDAEIETLKSRVAGAPGVRPLLAGGDTGERLAGLLAQRATFYAQADVRVPSEASPAEVVDLTLAALALRLKEDADG, encoded by the coding sequence ATGTTCAACGGTGTCAGCGTTTTTCTAGTCGGCATGATGGGTGCCGGTAAATCGACGGTGGGCCGCCTGCTCGCCCAGCGGCTGGGCTACCAGTTTCTCGACCTCGATGAACTTATCGAACAAATCGGCGGCAGCAGCATCAGCGACATCTTTGCCCAACAGGGCGAGGCGGCCTTTCGCGACCTCGAAAGCCGGGTGCTGGCGGAGGTGTGTGCTTACACCCGACTGGTGGTGGCCACCGGCGGCGGCGTCGTTACCGAGCGGCGCAACTGGAGCTACCTGCACCACGGCCTCATCGTCTGGCTCGACGCTGAGATCGAAACGCTCAAAAGCCGGGTGGCAGGCGCGCCGGGGGTGCGGCCTTTGCTAGCGGGCGGTGATACGGGCGAACGGCTTGCGGGTCTACTTGCCCAGCGCGCCACCTTCTACGCCCAGGCGGATGTGCGGGTGCCCTCGGAGGCGTCGCCCGCCGAAGTCGTGGACCTGACGCTCGCGGCACTGGCCCTGCGGCTCAAAGAAGACGCCGATGGCTGA
- a CDS encoding HEAT repeat domain-containing protein codes for MSKKFVLSFVPKLKVAAILLMVTSPVFTTEYNAFAQSVVSSDAVRYVKSSQILAQNKQIETDDIEQQILDAISDIQLEDDGVRYKALDRLIQLGPKAAPAVPYLSKLLEDGKSIVSVTQALAAIGDAAIPSIRQALKSPNRVVRFWAANTLPTTSDAASGLFDSIIEATHDQSACIRSRAIRGLASYGSSSLSYLIESSEDDDADVRASVNTILGHIRIYNRDTTDVLVRGMRDPEPMVRVTSAAAMSQSNSETSTAAFLPILIQAVRDKNPLVRESVAVALKNIHFNNKEQAGAVLSALREMESDVAQPVRFWARAGIIKMKQIPRAVAIPPKIYKWDQSLLEGKLCPEKEPS; via the coding sequence GTGAGCAAGAAATTTGTGCTGAGCTTTGTCCCAAAGCTAAAGGTCGCTGCCATTTTGCTTATGGTAACCAGCCCGGTCTTTACTACGGAGTATAACGCTTTTGCCCAAAGTGTTGTTAGCTCTGATGCTGTGAGGTATGTGAAATCAAGCCAAATATTGGCTCAAAATAAGCAAATTGAAACTGATGATATAGAGCAACAGATATTAGATGCAATATCGGATATTCAGCTTGAAGATGATGGTGTTAGGTACAAAGCTCTTGATAGACTTATTCAGCTTGGGCCAAAGGCGGCACCAGCTGTTCCCTACCTTTCCAAGCTGTTGGAAGATGGTAAGTCGATTGTTAGTGTTACTCAAGCGCTTGCTGCTATTGGTGATGCTGCAATTCCCTCAATTAGACAAGCTTTGAAGAGCCCGAATCGTGTTGTAAGATTTTGGGCAGCGAATACTTTACCTACAACGAGTGATGCTGCTTCAGGGCTATTTGATTCAATTATTGAAGCAACTCATGATCAGTCAGCTTGTATACGTTCTAGAGCAATCAGAGGATTAGCCTCCTATGGCTCTAGTTCTCTATCGTATCTTATTGAATCATCTGAAGATGACGATGCTGATGTTCGAGCTAGCGTAAACACTATTCTAGGTCATATCAGAATTTATAATAGAGATACGACCGATGTGCTTGTACGAGGTATGAGGGATCCGGAGCCTATGGTTAGAGTTACGAGTGCAGCAGCAATGAGTCAATCAAACTCCGAAACTTCAACGGCCGCCTTTTTGCCTATACTAATTCAAGCTGTCAGAGATAAGAACCCTTTGGTAAGGGAGAGTGTAGCAGTAGCCCTCAAAAATATTCACTTTAATAATAAGGAGCAGGCTGGTGCTGTTCTATCAGCATTAAGGGAAATGGAATCTGATGTCGCCCAACCTGTAAGGTTTTGGGCAAGAGCTGGAATTATCAAGATGAAGCAAATTCCAAGGGCTGTAGCGATACCCCCAAAAATATATAAATGGGATCAAAGTTTACTTGAAGGCAAGTTATGTCCTGAGAAAGAGCCGAGTTAA
- a CDS encoding metallophosphoesterase family protein, whose product MASIIDPTVDWDATIGISGYGRLVRLGIFTDVHADYEALVRVLRALEALAADSLVCLGDLVVHGQRPNEVVDLVRSLAIPTVGGNHDHGAVYYGSDPRLVFFNPKSELHTALTQPRLSDANRTYLAQLPERFHPVPDVCCVHACYRDRYGLLYSDTILAQLHADAPVPVTLSGHTHRTRIHVRQEDGSLVDIDPWESGAERVTYELDWERERYILNCGNTSQLLYDRLPAVCGLLDTKARTITWQRVYE is encoded by the coding sequence TTGGCTTCCATCATCGATCCGACAGTGGACTGGGACGCTACTATCGGTATATCAGGATATGGCAGGCTGGTGCGACTCGGTATCTTCACAGACGTTCACGCCGATTACGAGGCGCTGGTGCGGGTGCTCAGAGCCCTCGAAGCCCTCGCTGCCGACAGTCTCGTCTGCCTGGGGGATCTGGTCGTCCACGGACAGCGGCCCAACGAGGTCGTCGATCTGGTGCGATCGCTGGCCATTCCAACGGTAGGGGGCAACCACGATCACGGCGCAGTGTATTACGGCAGCGATCCGAGGCTGGTCTTTTTTAATCCCAAATCCGAACTGCACACTGCCCTCACCCAGCCGCGATTGAGCGATGCGAACCGCACCTATCTCGCTCAACTGCCGGAGCGGTTCCATCCGGTTCCAGATGTCTGTTGCGTACACGCCTGCTACCGCGACCGCTACGGTCTACTTTACTCCGACACCATCCTCGCCCAACTGCACGCCGATGCTCCGGTGCCGGTGACTTTGAGCGGCCATACCCACCGCACCCGCATCCACGTTCGCCAGGAGGATGGCTCCCTGGTGGACATCGATCCCTGGGAGTCGGGAGCGGAGCGCGTCACCTACGAGCTGGACTGGGAGCGCGAGCGCTACATTCTCAACTGCGGCAACACTTCCCAACTGCTCTACGACCGGCTGCCCGCAGTCTGCGGCCTGCTCGACACCAAAGCGCGCACGATCACCTGGCAGCGGGTGTACGAG
- a CDS encoding IS3 family transposase (programmed frameshift): MKKSRFTTEQIIAILGEGQAGANVAELCRRHGISEQTYYRWKAKYGGMEISEAQRLKDLEAENRKLKQIVADQALDLHALKAVLFKKILTPAAKRQAAAYLQADLQVSQRRACRLLGLHRSTARLVGHRTEDPVLLARLKQLAAERPRYGYRRLTLLLRREGRLVNAKKIYRLCTKEGLLVRPKKRKPRFRPSGRPEAPALERPNQLWSLDFVEDALADGRKLRTLTIIDVYSRECPQIEVDTSLPSARVVRVLETLAAQRQLPERLLVDNGPEFVCRALAEWATRRGVLIAFTRPGKPTDKPHIESFNGKFRDECLNAHYFLSVPDARRIVEAWRLDYNHYRPHSALAGATPMEFLQQVNAIAAPLSPQRHPPVR; encoded by the exons ATGAAGAAAAGCCGTTTCACGACTGAACAGATCATTGCCATCCTGGGTGAGGGGCAGGCCGGTGCTAACGTGGCAGAGCTATGCCGCAGACACGGTATCAGCGAGCAGACCTACTATCGCTGGAAGGCCAAGTACGGTGGAATGGAAATCTCTGAAGCTCAGCGCCTGAAGGATCTCGAAGCAGAAAACCGCAAACTCAAGCAGATCGTCGCCGACCAAGCTCTCGACCTTCATGCCCTCAAGGCGGTGCTGT TCAAAAAAATTCTAACCCCAGCAGCCAAACGCCAGGCTGCCGCCTACCTGCAAGCCGACCTGCAGGTTTCCCAGAGGCGAGCCTGTCGGTTGCTGGGGTTGCACCGCTCCACCGCCCGGTTAGTCGGTCATCGCACTGAAGATCCCGTGTTGCTAGCACGGCTGAAGCAGTTGGCTGCCGAACGTCCGCGTTATGGCTATCGACGGCTGACACTGCTGCTGAGAAGGGAAGGCAGGCTGGTCAACGCCAAGAAAATCTACCGACTGTGCACCAAGGAGGGATTGCTGGTGCGCCCAAAAAAGCGTAAACCCCGCTTCCGACCGTCTGGGAGGCCGGAAGCACCGGCTTTAGAACGCCCTAACCAGCTATGGAGCCTGGACTTTGTCGAGGATGCCCTGGCCGACGGACGCAAACTGCGGACCTTGACGATCATCGATGTCTACAGCCGGGAGTGCCCACAAATTGAAGTCGATACCTCCCTGCCCTCAGCGCGGGTGGTGCGGGTGCTGGAAACCCTGGCGGCCCAGCGGCAGTTGCCGGAACGATTGCTGGTTGATAATGGGCCGGAGTTCGTCTGTCGAGCACTGGCGGAGTGGGCAACGCGGCGTGGGGTGCTCATCGCCTTCACTCGTCCGGGCAAGCCAACGGACAAGCCGCACATCGAGAGCTTTAATGGGAAATTTCGGGATGAATGTCTTAATGCCCACTACTTCTTGAGCGTGCCGGATGCCAGACGAATCGTCGAGGCTTGGCGGCTGGATTACAATCACTACCGTCCGCACAGTGCCCTGGCAGGAGCAACGCCGATGGAGTTTTTGCAACAGGTGAATGCCATCGCGGCTCCGCTGTCGCCGCAACGGCATCCACCTGTACGATAA
- a CDS encoding Maf family protein yields the protein MAVHLVLASASPRRRELLQQLGIVFECLPSAYTEQMDPAAPPEQLVVANALGKALAVQPQRLDCLILGADTIVVLEGKIYGKPESPAEAEQMLAQLQGRWHTVYTGIALVEQQRKQTAVRATGVRLRNLKADEIAAYVASGEPLDKAGSYAIQGLGAGLVSAIDGCYTNVVGLSLPLLVDLLTAFGRSLF from the coding sequence ATGGCTGTTCATCTGGTCCTCGCCTCCGCTTCACCGCGCCGACGGGAACTGCTCCAGCAGTTGGGCATCGTTTTTGAATGCTTGCCGAGCGCCTACACAGAGCAGATGGACCCGGCAGCGCCCCCCGAGCAACTGGTCGTCGCCAACGCCCTGGGCAAAGCCCTCGCCGTGCAGCCGCAGCGGCTCGACTGTCTTATTCTGGGGGCCGACACGATCGTCGTCCTCGAAGGCAAGATCTACGGCAAACCGGAGAGCCCCGCAGAGGCAGAGCAGATGCTCGCCCAGCTGCAGGGGCGCTGGCATACGGTCTATACCGGCATCGCCCTGGTCGAACAGCAGCGCAAACAAACGGCGGTCCGCGCTACCGGCGTGCGGCTGCGCAACTTAAAAGCGGACGAAATCGCCGCCTACGTGGCGAGCGGTGAACCGCTCGACAAGGCGGGCAGCTACGCCATTCAGGGCCTGGGAGCGGGACTGGTGAGCGCTATCGACGGCTGCTACACCAACGTCGTTGGCCTCTCGCTGCCGCTTCTGGTGGATCTGCTCACGGCGTTCGGTCGGTCGCTTTTTTGA
- a CDS encoding DUF1963 domain-containing protein, with protein sequence MSSVVLLLSMISQGRAAVVKSENHPIDLTKMARKWNLEQAKKAAFRGEVTTALEALKQLANDGIHSAKASLANILAFRGYWDECISLAGDYLEHASLNDYQYGAKDMVLLLSLSGDKTRQWDVVLEYCVRALRSLETRAGMATEINCLDIIGDRNSYARTLKEDGRLHLSNLTTYALSKGLNSHTFYSQYYQPITLENQISQREQYYKNSVENLPLLRPDLTDSPDEAAAHRFHLAVYACQYQDALYEFLHHPDKYNHFQFKDALVVSRILCHSKQFGEAWQILYDWLPQWYPMQHSTRVAPMELLFDILLRPLMTPERCEEVLFCPKATDLWKRKKTLTSKPNATRMEKQEKIPALKIRSFIQAVEPVTKPVTKFGGQPTWLSEPQWPISRTLQKPMRFICQIQLEPKVFGQMNGRIAYLFVSDWYEEQPTRFWEAHSGDNAVIIQPGRTYLGLYDTTSTGPSLEREGLPCEYLVDFESIEEQSKPVSFEGNEFSAEQFQLISQDMACNKVGGVPFYWNTIEYPDDSGDWKLLLQLSEDVPFPLNCCLGLCYAFVSKDGYKGAYFCQSG encoded by the coding sequence ATGAGCAGTGTAGTTTTGCTCTTGTCTATGATTAGTCAAGGTAGAGCAGCCGTAGTAAAATCAGAGAACCATCCCATTGATTTAACTAAAATGGCTAGAAAGTGGAATCTAGAGCAGGCAAAGAAGGCAGCTTTTCGAGGAGAAGTAACAACCGCTTTAGAGGCTTTAAAGCAACTTGCTAATGATGGAATACATAGTGCAAAAGCATCTCTTGCCAACATTTTGGCTTTTCGGGGCTATTGGGATGAGTGCATTTCTCTTGCTGGCGATTATTTAGAGCATGCATCTTTAAATGATTATCAGTACGGGGCTAAAGATATGGTTCTTTTATTAAGTCTTTCAGGTGACAAAACCAGACAATGGGATGTAGTACTTGAATATTGTGTCCGCGCTTTAAGAAGTCTGGAAACGAGAGCCGGAATGGCTACAGAAATTAATTGTCTAGACATAATTGGCGACCGAAATTCCTACGCAAGAACCTTAAAAGAAGATGGCAGGCTGCATTTAAGTAATCTAACTACTTATGCCCTTTCAAAAGGATTAAATTCTCATACTTTCTACTCACAATACTATCAGCCAATCACATTAGAAAATCAAATAAGTCAACGAGAGCAGTATTACAAAAACTCCGTTGAAAATTTACCTCTCTTGCGACCTGATTTGACTGATAGTCCTGATGAAGCAGCTGCTCATCGCTTCCATCTAGCTGTTTATGCTTGCCAGTACCAAGATGCACTTTACGAGTTTTTGCATCATCCAGATAAGTACAACCATTTTCAATTCAAAGATGCCTTGGTTGTCAGCCGTATCTTATGCCATAGTAAGCAGTTTGGTGAGGCATGGCAAATATTATACGATTGGCTTCCACAATGGTATCCGATGCAACACTCAACCCGTGTTGCACCAATGGAGCTGCTCTTTGATATCCTATTGCGACCATTAATGACACCTGAACGCTGTGAAGAAGTTCTGTTTTGCCCAAAGGCTACTGATCTCTGGAAACGAAAGAAGACACTTACTTCTAAACCTAATGCGACACGGATGGAGAAACAAGAGAAAATTCCTGCACTTAAAATCCGCTCCTTTATTCAAGCCGTAGAGCCAGTTACTAAGCCCGTCACAAAGTTTGGCGGGCAACCTACTTGGCTAAGTGAGCCTCAATGGCCTATAAGTCGAACTTTGCAGAAGCCAATGAGGTTTATTTGCCAAATTCAACTGGAGCCAAAAGTCTTTGGTCAGATGAACGGTCGTATTGCCTATCTATTCGTTAGTGATTGGTATGAGGAACAGCCTACTCGTTTTTGGGAAGCTCACAGTGGAGATAACGCCGTAATTATTCAGCCTGGAAGAACATATTTAGGGTTGTATGACACAACTTCGACCGGGCCATCTCTTGAGCGAGAAGGTTTGCCGTGTGAGTATCTTGTTGATTTTGAATCAATAGAAGAGCAATCTAAGCCAGTCTCATTTGAAGGTAATGAATTTAGTGCCGAACAATTTCAGCTTATTAGCCAAGATATGGCTTGCAATAAAGTCGGCGGCGTTCCATTTTACTGGAATACCATTGAGTATCCTGATGACAGTGGAGATTGGAAGTTGCTTTTACAGCTAAGTGAGGACGTGCCTTTTCCTCTTAATTGCTGTTTAGGCTTATGCTACGCATTTGTTTCGAAAGATGGTTACAAAGGAGCGTATTTTTGCCAAAGCGGATAA
- a CDS encoding DNA adenine methylase, whose translation MTAAVRARPFLKWAGGKGQLLTQIEQRLPEELIGGQIRRYVEPFIGGGAVFLHVAQRYAIEQFVLFDINRELVLAYRTIQRAVEALIVRLSELERLYYAEPPEERRAFFYRVRTRFNAGIEAIDFERFDDRWIERTAQLIFLNRTCYNGLFRTNAHSQFNVPFGRYRQPTICMGDNLQAVAAVLARARIESGDFTASAPLADRHSFFYFDPPYRPISKTARFTAYSAQRFDDAAQLRLAEFYRQLHTTGAYLLLSNSDPRNGDPEDDFFERAYAGFAIERVSASRMVNCNANRRGAISELLIANYCVNGL comes from the coding sequence GTGACAGCAGCAGTCAGGGCCAGACCTTTTTTGAAGTGGGCCGGTGGCAAGGGCCAGTTGCTTACTCAAATCGAGCAGCGCCTGCCGGAGGAACTGATTGGCGGCCAGATTCGCCGCTACGTCGAACCGTTCATCGGCGGTGGGGCTGTCTTTTTACACGTCGCCCAGCGCTATGCGATCGAGCAATTCGTCCTCTTTGACATCAACCGCGAACTCGTACTCGCTTACCGGACGATTCAACGGGCCGTAGAAGCGCTAATTGTCCGGTTGAGCGAACTGGAACGGCTCTACTACGCTGAGCCGCCCGAGGAGCGGCGCGCTTTTTTTTACCGGGTGCGGACGCGCTTTAACGCCGGAATCGAGGCGATCGACTTCGAGCGCTTCGACGATCGCTGGATAGAGCGCACCGCACAGCTAATTTTTCTCAACCGCACCTGCTACAACGGTTTGTTCCGCACCAACGCCCACTCGCAGTTCAACGTGCCCTTTGGCCGCTACCGGCAACCCACGATCTGCATGGGCGACAATCTGCAGGCGGTAGCCGCTGTGCTCGCCCGCGCCCGAATCGAGTCTGGGGACTTTACTGCGAGCGCGCCGCTCGCGGACCGGCACAGTTTTTTTTACTTCGACCCGCCCTACCGACCGATCAGCAAGACGGCGCGCTTTACTGCCTACTCCGCCCAGCGCTTCGACGACGCAGCCCAGTTGAGGCTCGCCGAATTTTACCGCCAGCTGCACACCACCGGCGCTTATCTGCTCCTCAGCAACTCCGATCCGCGCAACGGCGATCCGGAGGACGATTTTTTTGAGCGCGCCTACGCCGGTTTTGCGATCGAGCGGGTGAGCGCCAGCCGCATGGTCAACTGCAACGCCAACCGGCGGGGGGCGATCAGCGAGCTGCTCATCGCCAACTATTGTGTGAACGGGTTGTAG
- a CDS encoding lipid-A-disaccharide synthase: MAERLDILLLSNGPGEVNTWVRPVVAELRRRFATARLSLVLAPDGNASGFEEQMAQAIAGIERVQPARDYLKFLVTGRTSGNWDWAKRGVVLFLGGDQGLSALIARRLGYPIVAYAEWQVRWPGWIDRFGLREEAVRARSAKERFKGQFQVTGDLMIDAVRALGEAGQAQVRQKLALGEKSQTIALLPGSKPAKLSLGIPMFLGLAEALGKRRSDLRFVIPVAPALQATDLERYALPTNPNLELVGGQSGRLVRRGDGDYLETAGGVSIRLWFDYPAYDLLSVCDLALTTVGANTAELGILGVPMIVIIPTNRWDVMRAWDGLPGLFSNLPGKLGSTIAAAINRRIAGKLGLLAWPNIRAERMLVPELFCHLTAADLVPLVEEWLADPERRAAVSWQLRQVMGASGAASAFVNLVEAVVAGVR, from the coding sequence ATGGCTGAGCGGCTCGACATTCTGCTTTTGTCCAACGGCCCCGGCGAGGTGAATACCTGGGTGCGGCCCGTGGTGGCGGAGTTGCGGCGGCGGTTTGCCACGGCGCGGCTGTCGCTGGTGCTTGCCCCGGACGGCAACGCCTCCGGCTTCGAGGAGCAGATGGCCCAGGCCATCGCTGGCATCGAGCGGGTGCAACCAGCCCGCGATTATCTCAAGTTTCTGGTTACCGGGCGCACCAGCGGCAACTGGGACTGGGCAAAGCGGGGGGTGGTGCTTTTTTTAGGGGGCGATCAGGGGCTCTCGGCGCTGATTGCCCGCAGGCTCGGTTATCCGATCGTCGCCTACGCCGAGTGGCAGGTGCGCTGGCCGGGCTGGATCGACCGCTTTGGCCTGCGCGAGGAGGCCGTGCGCGCCCGTTCGGCGAAGGAGCGCTTCAAAGGCCAGTTTCAGGTCACAGGCGATCTGATGATCGACGCGGTGCGCGCCCTGGGCGAAGCCGGTCAGGCCCAGGTCCGCCAGAAACTGGCCCTGGGCGAAAAATCCCAGACGATAGCGCTGCTGCCCGGTTCCAAACCGGCCAAGCTCTCCCTCGGCATTCCGATGTTCCTCGGTCTGGCAGAAGCGCTGGGCAAGCGCCGCTCCGATCTGCGCTTCGTCATTCCGGTGGCACCGGCGCTGCAGGCGACGGACCTCGAGCGCTACGCCCTGCCGACCAATCCGAATCTCGAACTGGTGGGGGGCCAGAGCGGCAGGCTCGTGCGCCGGGGCGACGGCGATTATCTCGAAACTGCCGGAGGGGTATCGATCCGTCTCTGGTTCGACTACCCGGCCTACGATCTGCTGTCGGTGTGCGATCTGGCCCTCACCACCGTAGGAGCGAATACGGCGGAGCTGGGCATCCTCGGGGTACCGATGATTGTCATTATTCCCACCAACCGCTGGGATGTGATGCGCGCCTGGGATGGGTTGCCGGGGCTCTTCAGCAATCTCCCCGGCAAGCTCGGCTCGACGATCGCCGCTGCGATCAACCGGCGGATCGCAGGCAAACTGGGCCTGCTCGCCTGGCCCAACATTCGGGCGGAGCGGATGCTGGTGCCGGAACTTTTCTGTCACCTCACCGCCGCCGATCTGGTGCCTCTCGTAGAAGAATGGCTCGCTGATCCCGAGCGGCGCGCAGCTGTCTCCTGGCAACTGCGGCAGGTAATGGGCGCGAGCGGGGCGGCGAGCGCCTTCGTCAATCTGGTCGAAGCCGTTGTTGCTGGGGTGCGATAA
- a CDS encoding high light inducible protein, with the protein MAAPEDPPQKSVFGFTPFAEQLNGRLAMIGFIVTLIIEAQTGHSLLHWLGLS; encoded by the coding sequence ATGGCCGCCCCCGAGGATCCGCCCCAAAAGTCCGTTTTTGGCTTTACGCCGTTTGCTGAGCAACTGAACGGCAGGCTCGCGATGATTGGCTTTATCGTCACGCTGATTATCGAAGCGCAGACGGGCCATAGCCTGTTGCACTGGCTGGGGCTTTCTTAG
- a CDS encoding NucA/NucB deoxyribonuclease domain-containing protein, whose product MSSRLRTSLAFIAFATSVLYAHSIINSEATFAHPVTGASVNSERNIRKINTLKSAAEAHLGQGLVANGTIAPPKPVSEVVIGTRNPQQDRLPTDVVLRRAAYVSRDVRQVSIQLRDWGACSPDGDAVDVEVVEQSTGYVKQYYYSGYLNNYYSNYTVQLRNGVYQIRLLYVSEGACSPDTAAISINTSQIAYGNSEYKFSIYPGTNGLVRSKFVQLEISRSKYPQSASHIDTAQNGGRDRLLTFEKDVSAKNSRRKKSINPPNYNGPRGVKDKYDLDEYPPACFKENYGTASVQRIGASDNRGSGATFGNTLRSFQYVTDDVAELVTIP is encoded by the coding sequence ATGAGCAGTAGGCTTCGTACCAGTTTGGCATTTATAGCATTTGCAACTTCAGTACTATACGCTCACTCCATCATCAATTCTGAAGCTACTTTTGCTCATCCAGTTACTGGTGCATCCGTAAATTCGGAGAGAAACATAAGAAAAATAAATACTTTAAAGTCGGCTGCCGAAGCCCATCTGGGTCAAGGCTTAGTAGCAAATGGTACGATAGCTCCCCCAAAGCCTGTTTCAGAAGTAGTGATTGGAACAAGAAATCCACAACAAGATAGACTGCCGACCGATGTAGTTTTAAGGCGTGCTGCTTACGTAAGTAGGGATGTACGTCAAGTAAGTATCCAGCTTAGAGATTGGGGGGCATGTTCTCCAGATGGCGATGCAGTTGATGTAGAAGTCGTTGAGCAATCAACTGGATATGTTAAACAGTACTATTACAGTGGGTATTTGAACAATTATTACTCAAATTATACTGTACAGCTTAGAAACGGCGTGTACCAAATACGTTTGCTTTATGTTTCAGAAGGTGCTTGTTCTCCAGATACAGCAGCTATATCAATTAACACATCGCAGATTGCTTATGGAAACTCTGAATATAAGTTCTCTATTTATCCAGGTACAAACGGATTGGTGCGCTCTAAATTTGTTCAGCTAGAGATATCAAGAAGCAAGTATCCTCAGTCTGCCTCTCATATTGATACAGCTCAAAATGGAGGAAGAGACAGGCTTCTGACATTCGAGAAGGATGTATCCGCAAAGAATTCACGACGAAAAAAATCGATCAATCCTCCAAATTACAATGGTCCAAGAGGAGTGAAGGACAAGTATGATTTAGATGAGTATCCACCAGCATGTTTCAAAGAAAATTATGGGACAGCAAGTGTCCAGCGAATCGGTGCTAGTGATAATAGAGGCTCTGGTGCAACATTCGGTAACACGCTACGCTCATTTCAATATGTAACTGACGATGTTGCAGAGCTAGTTACTATTCCTTAG